The Marinilongibacter aquaticus genome has a window encoding:
- a CDS encoding carboxypeptidase-like regulatory domain-containing protein: MKKLFLLLFFLAPMALFAQNKALDDKISVDFDQTPIAVALQQVEQKADFRLSYNPKSIDLNRVVSYKAEDVAAQKVLQHILGDNISIKAKGQYVILQKYSPEKKEFYIVGYIIDRQSGEYLSNVSVYEPQSLASALTNQHGYYRIKLARNQRDIDLQFSKNDYEPHYENVSQRIDYHLDVNMNPERPVKVLNSEIAPIQSTPLRIDSLPKLGQNNPRIDSVEVSSNPKSKSLDFSKELYFIEEKKDQFLEWLMSTKQAIHSRNHIDSLYRTFQVSFLPFLGTNHKLSPFVTNDYSFNIIAGYTGNVNKLELGGMANIVRRDMIGLQMAGMSNIVGRQMQGVQMAGLTNVNLGHASGLLAAGTANLVLKNGSGVQLAGGANIHLGELKGVQIAAFNYAKKIQGFQLGVVNIADEIQGTSIGLFNYVKRNGYRRLEFSLSELNATELSFKTGSKPFYNIFAAAYNYNQLNKPQAGLGYGIGTSWKYNTWLGSNLDLLAMTYLHEFENIDDSSWGQQFRLSVGIEAKLGKRIAIFAAPTLNFYATDENNNLHFDGYKLLLSKNDIHDWFSPNSTLYSWLGYKVGLRLCNRS; the protein is encoded by the coding sequence GTGTGGATTTCGACCAAACCCCAATCGCTGTGGCCTTGCAACAAGTGGAGCAAAAAGCCGATTTCAGACTTTCCTACAATCCCAAAAGCATCGATTTAAATCGTGTGGTTAGCTACAAAGCCGAGGATGTGGCGGCTCAAAAAGTATTGCAACACATTTTGGGCGACAACATTTCGATTAAGGCTAAAGGGCAGTACGTGATCCTTCAAAAGTATTCTCCCGAAAAAAAAGAGTTCTACATCGTGGGCTACATCATCGACCGCCAAAGCGGTGAATATTTAAGCAACGTCAGTGTATACGAACCGCAAAGTTTGGCCTCGGCCCTTACCAATCAACACGGTTATTATCGCATCAAATTGGCCAGAAACCAGCGAGATATCGACTTGCAGTTTTCCAAAAACGATTATGAGCCACATTATGAAAACGTTTCGCAGAGAATCGACTATCATTTGGATGTAAACATGAATCCCGAAAGGCCGGTCAAAGTCTTGAATTCTGAAATCGCACCGATTCAAAGTACGCCATTGCGAATCGACAGTTTACCGAAATTGGGACAGAACAATCCGCGAATCGATTCGGTGGAAGTGAGCAGCAATCCGAAAAGCAAATCTTTGGATTTCAGTAAAGAGCTTTACTTTATCGAAGAAAAGAAAGACCAGTTTTTGGAATGGTTGATGAGCACGAAACAAGCCATTCATTCCAGAAACCACATCGATAGTCTGTACCGCACATTTCAGGTTTCCTTTCTGCCTTTTTTGGGCACCAATCACAAACTGAGCCCTTTTGTAACCAACGATTACTCGTTCAATATTATCGCGGGCTATACGGGCAATGTGAACAAACTTGAGCTCGGCGGAATGGCAAACATTGTAAGGCGGGATATGATTGGTCTACAAATGGCGGGTATGTCGAATATTGTAGGTCGCCAAATGCAGGGAGTTCAAATGGCCGGATTGACCAACGTTAATTTGGGCCACGCCAGCGGCCTGCTTGCGGCTGGAACCGCCAACCTTGTGCTGAAAAATGGAAGTGGGGTGCAATTGGCCGGTGGAGCAAACATTCACTTGGGCGAACTGAAAGGCGTACAAATTGCCGCATTCAATTATGCCAAGAAAATACAAGGCTTTCAATTGGGCGTAGTCAATATTGCAGATGAAATACAAGGCACTTCAATCGGTTTATTCAATTATGTGAAACGAAACGGATACCGTAGATTGGAATTCAGTCTATCCGAATTGAATGCCACCGAACTGAGTTTCAAAACGGGGTCGAAGCCATTCTACAATATTTTTGCAGCGGCCTACAATTACAATCAGCTCAATAAACCGCAAGCTGGATTGGGCTACGGGATTGGCACGTCTTGGAAATACAATACATGGCTTGGCTCCAATCTCGATTTATTGGCCATGACCTATCTGCACGAATTTGAAAATATAGACGACAGCAGTTGGGGACAACAATTTAGATTGAGTGTAGGCATCGAAGCCAAACTGGGCAAGCGAATCGCAATTTTTGCCGCACCCACTCTCAATTTCTATGCTACAGACGAAAACAACAACTTGCACTTTGACGGGTACAAGCTGCTGCTTTCGAAAAATGACATACACGATTGGTTCAGCCCAAACAGTACGCTTTACTCTTGGCTGGGCTACAAAGTGGGCCTACGTTTGTGCAATAGATCTTAG
- a CDS encoding DUF2807 domain-containing protein, translating to MKKQILLGLLALIPFACVVDNRPPGPPKEMTYDLESFEEIEVGHAMKVEIVQSSRSRVRAKGVQRDIDDLRVRVSGSTLHIGYDQQFSNSNREELRLRIETPHVRALSVSGACNAGLVDFDNINDLSIDVSGAANLFLDSEIENLEADLSGASEVKLVKDLRALKVEASGASSLDAKNIRIGRAYIDASGGSSLHLGKLADLLEVDASGGSSIEYSGTPQVRQDLSGGASLHQD from the coding sequence ATGAAAAAGCAAATTTTACTTGGCCTTTTGGCCCTTATCCCGTTTGCCTGCGTGGTAGATAACCGTCCGCCCGGCCCACCCAAAGAAATGACTTACGATTTGGAAAGTTTCGAAGAAATTGAAGTGGGGCATGCCATGAAAGTGGAAATTGTGCAATCGTCGAGATCGCGGGTGCGAGCCAAAGGCGTACAGCGAGACATAGACGATCTACGCGTTCGGGTTTCGGGAAGCACGCTGCACATTGGCTATGACCAACAATTTTCGAATTCGAACCGAGAAGAATTGCGTTTGCGAATAGAAACTCCGCACGTACGTGCTTTATCGGTTTCGGGTGCGTGCAATGCCGGTTTAGTGGATTTCGACAACATCAACGACTTGTCTATCGATGTCAGCGGAGCCGCGAATTTGTTCTTGGATTCAGAAATCGAAAACCTTGAAGCCGACCTTTCGGGAGCTTCGGAAGTGAAGCTTGTAAAAGACCTGAGAGCCTTGAAAGTGGAGGCTTCTGGAGCCTCGTCTTTGGATGCCAAAAATATCCGTATCGGAAGGGCTTATATCGACGCCAGCGGGGGAAGCAGCCTGCATTTGGGTAAATTGGCCGATTTGTTGGAGGTAGATGCCAGCGGAGGTAGTTCGATTGAATACAGCGGAACTCCACAAGTTAGACAAGACCTTTCCGGTGGAGCTTCGCTGCATCAGGATTGA